A single genomic interval of Mycolicibacterium holsaticum DSM 44478 = JCM 12374 harbors:
- a CDS encoding MlaD family protein: protein MDRALEAWLSTLETVRRNRFALSGWSLAVIFVVSVAYLTFGALRINPARSTIEVRVPLTESGGLLPQQDVTVRGVPVGRVKSVVLADGGVTAVASIDARTNIPVDSTVRVSGLSAAGEQYLDFRPATDRGPYLTDGSVVDPDRTSVPVTLAQALANANGALAQVDPEKLAVIRRELGVSVKGPEKLADILDGGTFLISALDGVLPETVSLLSTSRVVFDTMVDVDPGLAATGQSLGSLFAGMARMDSGFRTLVARAPDNLEGIDNLFADNSETMVRLLGNLATVAELSYVRVPALNALFPDPAVRGSVLENLLTVFHDGAVWGIGDMYPRYACDYQVPRQPPSAADYPEPRRYTYCNDPDPSVLIRGARNAPRPAGDDTAGPPPGADLNATTDPTPRGRWTIPTPYGGPPLPMAVPGENADRPGS, encoded by the coding sequence ATGGACCGGGCACTCGAGGCATGGTTGTCGACGTTGGAGACGGTGCGCCGCAACCGGTTTGCGCTGTCGGGGTGGTCGCTTGCCGTGATCTTCGTCGTCAGCGTCGCCTACCTGACGTTCGGTGCGCTGCGGATCAACCCGGCCCGCTCCACCATCGAGGTGCGGGTTCCGCTGACCGAATCGGGTGGGCTGCTGCCGCAGCAGGACGTCACCGTGCGCGGTGTGCCGGTCGGACGGGTCAAATCGGTTGTGCTGGCCGACGGCGGGGTGACCGCAGTCGCCTCGATCGACGCGCGGACGAACATCCCGGTCGACAGCACGGTGCGAGTGTCGGGGTTGTCCGCGGCCGGTGAGCAGTACCTCGACTTTCGGCCGGCCACCGACCGCGGCCCGTATCTGACCGACGGCAGCGTGGTCGACCCGGACCGCACGTCAGTGCCGGTGACGTTGGCCCAGGCGCTGGCCAACGCGAACGGCGCACTGGCACAGGTGGATCCGGAGAAGCTGGCGGTCATCCGCCGCGAACTCGGCGTCAGCGTGAAGGGCCCCGAGAAGCTGGCCGACATCCTCGACGGTGGAACGTTTCTCATTTCCGCGTTGGACGGGGTGCTCCCGGAGACGGTGAGCCTGCTGTCCACCAGCCGGGTGGTTTTCGACACGATGGTCGACGTCGACCCGGGGCTGGCCGCGACCGGGCAGAGCCTGGGCTCGCTGTTCGCCGGGATGGCCCGGATGGACAGCGGATTTCGCACCCTGGTCGCGCGCGCCCCCGACAACCTTGAGGGCATCGACAACCTTTTCGCCGACAACTCCGAGACCATGGTGCGGCTGCTGGGCAACCTGGCCACCGTCGCCGAACTGTCGTATGTGCGGGTGCCTGCGTTGAACGCGTTGTTCCCCGACCCCGCCGTGCGCGGTTCGGTGCTGGAGAACCTGCTGACGGTCTTTCACGACGGCGCGGTCTGGGGAATCGGCGATATGTACCCGCGCTACGCGTGCGATTACCAGGTGCCGCGCCAGCCACCGTCGGCCGCGGATTACCCCGAGCCGCGGCGGTATACCTACTGCAACGACCCCGACCCGTCGGTGCTCATCCGCGGTGCCCGCAACGCGCCGCGGCCGGCCGGCGACGATACGGCCGGCCCGCCGCCGGGCGCGGATCTGAACGCGACCACCGATCCCACCCCCCGCGGGAGGTGGACGATACCGACCCCGTACGGCGGGCCACCGCTACCGATGGCGGTTCCCGGCGAAAACGCCGACCGCCCGGGATCGTGA
- the rplL gene encoding 50S ribosomal protein L7/L12 codes for MAKLSTDELLDAFKELTLLELSEFVKKFEETFEVTAAAPVAVAAAGPAAGGAPAEAAEEQSEFDVILEGAGEKKIGVIKVVREIVSGLGLKEAKDLVDSAPKPLLEKVDKAAADEAKAKLEAAGASVTVK; via the coding sequence ATGGCCAAGCTGTCCACCGACGAGCTGCTCGACGCGTTCAAGGAACTGACGCTGCTGGAGCTCTCTGAGTTCGTCAAGAAGTTCGAGGAGACCTTCGAGGTCACCGCCGCCGCTCCGGTCGCCGTCGCGGCCGCCGGCCCCGCCGCCGGTGGTGCGCCCGCCGAGGCCGCCGAGGAGCAGTCGGAGTTCGACGTCATCCTCGAGGGTGCCGGCGAGAAGAAGATCGGCGTCATCAAGGTCGTCCGCGAGATCGTCTCCGGCCTGGGCCTCAAGGAGGCCAAGGACCTCGTCGACAGCGCTCCCAAGCCGCTGCTCGAGAAGGTCGACAAGGCGGCCGCCGACGAAGCCAAGGCCAAGCTCGAGGCCGCGGGCGCATCGGTCACCGTCAAGTAG
- the rplJ gene encoding 50S ribosomal protein L10, whose product MATEDKAAAIADIVERFNSSTATVVTEFRGLSVANLAELRRSLGDSASYRIAKNTLVKRAAAEAGIEGLDELFVGPTAIAFVKGEAVDAAKAIKKFAKDHKALVIKGGYMDGRPLSVAEVEQIADLESREVLLAKMAGAMKANLSKAAGLFNAPASQVARLAAALQEKKAGEEAA is encoded by the coding sequence ATGGCCACGGAGGACAAGGCCGCCGCGATTGCCGACATCGTCGAGCGTTTCAACTCGTCGACGGCCACGGTCGTCACCGAGTTCCGCGGGCTTTCGGTCGCCAACCTGGCCGAGCTGCGGCGGTCGCTCGGTGATTCCGCCAGCTATCGGATCGCCAAGAACACGCTGGTCAAGCGTGCCGCGGCGGAGGCTGGCATCGAGGGTCTCGACGAGCTGTTCGTCGGTCCCACCGCGATTGCGTTCGTCAAGGGCGAGGCAGTCGACGCTGCCAAGGCGATCAAGAAGTTCGCCAAGGATCACAAGGCCCTCGTCATCAAGGGCGGCTACATGGACGGCCGCCCGCTCAGCGTCGCCGAGGTCGAGCAGATCGCCGACCTGGAGTCGCGCGAGGTGCTGCTGGCCAAGATGGCCGGGGCGATGAAGGCCAACCTGTCCAAGGCTGCGGGTCTGTTCAACGCTCCGGCGTCGCAGGTCGCTCGACTGGCCGCAGCCCTGCAGGAGAAGAAGGCCGGCGAAGAAGCCGCTTAA